The Bryobacteraceae bacterium genomic sequence GCGATTCCGCCGATGTTGAGCGCGACGCGGCGGCGGGTGCGGTGCGTGAAGAGAAGATGATCGACGAAGGGGACGAGCGGAGCGCCCTTGCCTCCGGCGGCGATGTCTCGGGGGCGAAAGTCGCTGACGACGGGGATGCCGGTGCGTTCGGCGAGGACGCTTCCATCACCGATCTGGAGCGTGTTGCGGCCGGACTCGTGAAAGATGGTCTGGCCGTGGCAGCCAATCAACCGGACGCCTTCGACGCGGGCGTCGCGGCAGAGGCGGGTGAACGCGGCAGCGTACTGTTCGGCGAGAGCGAAGTTGAGCCGCGAAATATCAGCGGTGTGGCAGACGCGATTGGAGACGGCGAGGATGGCTTCGCGGAAGCGCTTCGGGTACGGCGTGGACGCGAAGGCTACGGTCCGGATGCGGCGGCCGATGTCGACGATGGCGACGTCGATGCCATCGAGCGAAGTGCCGCTCATGATGCCAGCGACTCTCATCCTTGCTTCAACTCCTCCTGTAGTTCGGCGAGCAGCTTGAGCGCATCCATGGGGCGGAGCTGATCGAGATCGAGCGAGCGGATGCGGTCCGCCAGTTGGTAGCCAACGGGTTCGAACAACTGGATCTGAAGCGGCGAGGGCTGACGGGTTTTGGTCTTGGGCGTGAGCTCTTCGGTGACGGCGTGCTCGGATTTCTCGTGGAGGGCGAGGACTTCGCGGGCGCGCTCAATGACGGCAGCGGGGAGCGCGGCAAGGCGGGCGACTTCGATGCCGTAGCTGCGGTCGGCGATGCCCGGTTCGACGCGGCGGAGGAAGATGATCTGCTCGCCGGCTTCTTTCACCGAGACGTGGAGGTTGGCGACCCCGTTCAACTGTTCGGCGAGTTCGGTGAGTTCGTGATAGTGAGTGGCGAAGAGCGTGCGCGCGCCGATGCGTTCATGAATGTACTCGACGACGGCCCAGGCGAGCGCAAGGCCGTCGTAGGTAGAAGTGCCGCGGCCGATTTCGTCGAGAACGATGAAGCTGTCGGCGGTGGCGGTGTTGAGGATGGTGGCCGTCTCGGTCATTTCGACCATGAAGGTCGATCGGCCGCGGGCGAGATTGTCGGCGGCGCCGATGCGGGTGAACACTCGGTCGACGATGGGGAGCGTGGCCTCGCGGGCGGGGACGAAGGAGCCGACTTGGGCGAGGATCGTGATGAGAGCGGCCTGGCGGAGGTAGGTGGATTTGCCGCCCATGTTGGGGCCGGTGATGATGGCGAGGAAGCGGGCGTCGCGATCGAGCGAGAGGTCGTTGGGGATAAAGCGGGCGGCTTCGCGTTCGGCGAGGCGTTCGATGACGGGATGGCGTCCGGCGACAACGCGCATCTCCCCGCCGGTTGCGAATCGCGGGCGGGAAAACTGCTGGGCGACGGCGGTTTCGGCGAGCGCCGCACTGACGTCCAGTTCGGCGATGGCGGCCGCGGATTGCCGGATACGCGCGGCCTGCGAAGCGGCCTGGGCGCGGAGGCCGTTGAAGATTTCCTTCTCGATGGTGAGGATCTTGTCTTCCGCTTCAAGGATCTTGGCTTCGAGTTCCTTCAGTTCCGGCGTAGTGAAACGCTCGGCGTTCACGAGGGTTTGTTTACGCTCGTAGCCATCCGGAACGAGGTGGAGGTTCGGCTTCGAGACTTCGATGTAGTAGCCGAAGACGTTGTTGAAGCGGACCTTCAACGAGCCGATGCTGGTGCGGGCGCGTTCGCGGACTTCGATGGCGGCGATGTACTGCTTCGAGTTGCGGCTGATGTCGCGCAGTTCGTCGAGTTCGGGCCGATAGCCGTCGCGGATGACGCCGCCATCGGCGATGTTAACGGGCGGCTCATCGGCGAGGGCGTTGAGGATGGCGTCGCGAACATCGTCGACGGGATCGAGGCGGGCGCGGAGTTCGGCGATGCGGGCGGCGTCGAGCCCATCGAGTCCGGCGGCGAGGACGGGAATGCGTGCGAGGGAGCGGCCCAGGGCGAGGAGTTCGCGCGGTGTGCCGGCGCCGAGGGTGGCCTTGGCGAGAAGACGCTCGAGGTCGAGGATCTCGCCGAGGGTCTTTCGGGTGGTGGCGCGGGGGATGGGCGCGCGGGCGAAGACCTCGACGGCGTCGAGCCGCGCTTCGATCTCGGCGGTTTCCATGCTGGGGCGAAGGAGGCGGGCGCGGAGAAGGCGGGCGCCCATCGGCGTGGAGGTCCGGTCCAGGGCCGAGAGCAGAGTGACCTCGCGGCTCTCGCCGGCGAAGAGGGGCTCGACGAGTTCGAGATTGCGGACGGTGACGGCGTCGAGCGTCATGGAGCCGCTGCGCTCGCGATAGGCGGGGGGCTCGATGTGTTCGAGCGTGGAACGCTGGGTGTCTCGCAGGTAGTGGAGGACGGCGC encodes the following:
- the mutS gene encoding DNA mismatch repair protein MutS, with the translated sequence MSDQSTPLMRQYHSIKQQVPNTLLMFRLGDFYEMFFEDAVTAAGELQITLTARNKEKGEPIPMCGVPHHSAENYIARLVQKGYRVAICDQVEDPKLARKIVRREVTRIVTPGTATDANLLRSGENNFLAALVHDKDRAGLAWVDVSTGEFRAAEADAADAAAMLETLGASETLLPENAPAIEGLTTRLDGWIFDFDYAERTLKEHFRLLSLDGCGLAAKPLAVGAAGAVLHYLRDTQRSTLEHIEPPAYRERSGSMTLDAVTVRNLELVEPLFAGESREVTLLSALDRTSTPMGARLLRARLLRPSMETAEIEARLDAVEVFARAPIPRATTRKTLGEILDLERLLAKATLGAGTPRELLALGRSLARIPVLAAGLDGLDAARIAELRARLDPVDDVRDAILNALADEPPVNIADGGVIRDGYRPELDELRDISRNSKQYIAAIEVRERARTSIGSLKVRFNNVFGYYIEVSKPNLHLVPDGYERKQTLVNAERFTTPELKELEAKILEAEDKILTIEKEIFNGLRAQAASQAARIRQSAAAIAELDVSAALAETAVAQQFSRPRFATGGEMRVVAGRHPVIERLAEREAARFIPNDLSLDRDARFLAIITGPNMGGKSTYLRQAALITILAQVGSFVPAREATLPIVDRVFTRIGAADNLARGRSTFMVEMTETATILNTATADSFIVLDEIGRGTSTYDGLALAWAVVEYIHERIGARTLFATHYHELTELAEQLNGVANLHVSVKEAGEQIIFLRRVEPGIADRSYGIEVARLAALPAAVIERAREVLALHEKSEHAVTEELTPKTKTRQPSPLQIQLFEPVGYQLADRIRSLDLDQLRPMDALKLLAELQEELKQG